The Bacteroidota bacterium region TCTATAATTCTGAGTATTAAATGAATATTTCATAAAATCATTTTTTGTGTTTTGAAAAATAATAATGGCTGAATCTAACCCTTTAGCTATCTTTTGCAGTGATTTACATAATAAATGAACACCCAATGTAGAATCCATTGTGTAGGTAAATTCCTCAGTGCCTATAAATGTAGTATCAGACAACTTTAAAATAGAATGTGCCGATTTTATAGAATCTTTTTTACCAACACAGTTTGATAAAAGCAATAACGTAAAGAATAATAGTATATTATTTATATGCATCAACAAGATAATAAAATAGTGATTTAGAATCCTTTTATATATAAAGAAAAAGTTAGTTAGTTAAAAGTTTAACTAACTAACTTTATAATTCCTAACTTTAAAATTAGGGTAAACAAGGTTGAATGATACCACAGGAATGAGCTGCTATTAGAGATTCAGCATCTCCAGCTGGTCCAGGATGGCAGGTTTTTCCTTGTACGCTAAATGTAACCCAGCAATTATACCAGTCATAAGGTAGAGTATTACCGCCACCTCCCTTTTGGCCTAATCCTAACCAGTCAATTATTCTCTGCAGCCAGCCGCCTATGCATGGTTGTATGTTAGGAGGGTAATCGTTAATATTTTGAAAATCTGAAACCGTCCAGCCTTGTGTTGGGGGATCTGGATAAGGGGTTCCGCAATCTGTTTGTGAGTTTGATTTTAATTGACTTGAGCCACTAATGATAACAACGCATGTAATCATCAAATAGAATTTTAATTTTTTCATGTTTTATGTTTTATGTTTTAATGAATTGAAAAGCAAATGTAACATTACAATACAATACAATACAATACAATAGATGTGGATAACTTTAGTTTGATTGTTTAATTTTTCTATCCATAAACCACCATCATAAAATAACTTGTAGCAGCTATATATACAATTAAACGTGCCCTCGCAAGTTTAAGCGAAGCGAAACTTGTGAGCTCCATAGGATCTCAATTGTCAGTTAGGAAATAATAATGCCAATGCTTGCCCTACCATTTTGTTTATTGTTACATCTGCTTGTGTGCTAAATTGTTTTGTTACCCTATTGGCCAATATCGCATTTAAACTAATAGCTTGGTGGCCTAGCAAATTCGCCATCAAATATATTCCCGCAGTTTCCATTTCGAAATTGGTGATACGCTTTGAACCATATTTGTAGTTTTGCAAAAATTCCAACAATCCATTTCCCAAATCGCTAAGCTCTATCCTCACACTTCGTCCCTGTGGGCCATAAAAGCCGGGGCATGTGGCCGTAATTCCATTTGCAAAATGCGGACTGAACCTATTATATAATTCATCGGAGCACGGCACAAAATAGGTGGGGGTATTTTCAAAAATCTCGACCAATTTTTCTTTCAAATCTTCGTGAAATTTTTTGTGTTCGGACGAAAGCCCTATAGTTTTATAATAATTTGCCAAGCTGTCGAAGCCCACTGCGGCTCCGCTTACCAAAATGCTGTCAATTGAAATATCTGCATGTAGACTACCAGAGGTACCCAATCGGATAAACCGCAATTTCGTAATTTTTTCTTTTGGCTGCCGCGTTTCAAAATCAATATTAAATAAAGCATCTACCTCGTTCATCACTATATCAATATTATCAGTACCCATACCTGTGGAAAGTACTGATATTGCTTCATTTCCAAAAGTACCTGTATGGGTATGTAGTTCTCGGTTTCGGTGTTTAAAATGAATCTGATCAAAAAAAGCTGATACTTTGGGGACACGTTCAGGGTCTCCAACAAGTATAACAGTTTTGGCCAAATCATTGGGTTTTATACCCAGATGATAAATGCTCCCATTTGGGTTGATGATTAAATCGGTTTCGGAAATATAATTTCTCATTTGGGCAAATATATTTGTAACTGACTTACTTTTGTGGTGAAATTTGCAAACATTTAATAAAACAGAACATGGAAAACAAGAAAAAGAACATTATTTTAGTACCAACCGATTTCTCTGATGTGGCAGGACACGCACTCGACCACGCTATCGCAGTAGCCAAAACTTTCAACAACGAAATTGCCGTAATGCATGTAATAGAGGAGAGTGTATTGGGAAATATTTTCACTAAAAGCAGTTATGTTGAGATGGTGAAGGAAAGTATCCAAAACAAGCTAAATGGAATTGCACTTAAAATAGAAAGCATGGGTATTAAAGCCTATACCCATATCCGCACGGGCCGTATATATAAAACCATTGTAGAAACAGCCGATGAACTGGGCTGTGATTCTGTGATTATGGGAACCCACGGTGCCAGTGGAATTGAAAAAATAATTGGAAGTAACGCTGCAAGAGTAATCAATTATGCCAATGTGCCGGTTGTAGTTATCAAAGAAAAAACGAATAAACTCAATTATCAAAATATTGTGTTTCCCCTAGATTTAACTATTGAGTCCAAACAAAAAGTAGAATGGGCCATACATTTGGCCAAGTATTATAAATCGACCATACATATTGCTACTTTCAAAGCCAACGACGAGTTTTTAGCTAACCGTGTAAATGCACAATTGGTGCAAGTAGAAAAATTGTTCGATGAAGCGAATGTAAAATACACTTCCAAAATATTAGATGAATCTGGTAACTATGCAAAACAAACTCTGGATTACGCCGACGAGATTAATGCTGATTTGATTATGATTATGACACAACAAGAAAAGGGCGTATCGGAATTTTTCTTAGGAAGCTATGCTCAGCAAATAGTTAACAGGGCAAGCAGTTGCCCCGTAATGGCTATCAACCCTCGAGAAACAGCCTTTGTGGCAGACTATATGGCATAAGCTGAACTTTAAATAATATTATAATAATCGAACAAAAGCCTGTCAAAAAATATATAACCCTGCCAGGCTTTAATATGATGATAGAAACTAATCAATACAAACAAATAAAACGCGTTACCACCCATGTGCTGCAAGAAATGAAGCACCGTGGCGAAAAAATATCAATGCTTACGGCCTACGATTATACGTTTGCCAAGATATTGGACGATGCCATGATTGATATGATTTTGGTGGGCGATTCTGCATCGAATGTAATGGCAGGGCACACTACTACATTGCCTATCACACTTGAGCAAATGATATATCATACAGCCTCGGTAACGCGAGCAGTTACTAGAGCTTTGGTAGTGGCCGATATGCCTTTTGGTTCTTATCAAGGCAATTCGAAAGAAGCATTGAACACAGCCATCAGGTTAATGAAGGAAGCGGCTGCACATGCGGTAAAGATGGAAGGTGGAATGGAAATTATAGATTCCGTGAAAAGGGTTTTATCTGCGGGCGTTCCTGTAATGGGGCATTTGGGACTTACGCCACAATCTATATATAAATTTGGAACATTTGAAGTAAGGGCCAAAGAAGAAATGGAGGCCAAAAAATTAATTGAAGACGCCCACTTACTGCAAGAAGCAGGATGTTTTGCCATAGTGCTCGAAAAAATTCCTGCCAAACTTGCCACACAAGTAGCAGCGGAGTTAAGCATACCAATTATAGGCATTGGTGCAGGTGGAGGTGTGGACGGGCAAGTACTGGTATTGCACGATTTGTTAGGGCTAACAAAAGAATTCAGTCCGCGTTTTTTGCGTAGGTATATGAATTTGTATGATGATGTAAAAACCAATGTGCAGCGTTATATAGAAGATATCAAACTGAAAGATTTTCCCAACAATAAGGAACAGTATTAAGCTTAATCGCAATCTTGAATATATTTTAGTTTAAAATATATTTGCATAGCATGGTTTTTGACTAAGTGAAGAAATGATGAAGAAAGTTTTTGGCATTGTTATATTATATATTGGATTCTCAAGTTTTAGCTTCGGGCAGCTAACACCAATATCTTCTAATCCAGAATTAAAAAAACTAG contains the following coding sequences:
- a CDS encoding nucleoside phosphorylase; its protein translation is MRNYISETDLIINPNGSIYHLGIKPNDLAKTVILVGDPERVPKVSAFFDQIHFKHRNRELHTHTGTFGNEAISVLSTGMGTDNIDIVMNEVDALFNIDFETRQPKEKITKLRFIRLGTSGSLHADISIDSILVSGAAVGFDSLANYYKTIGLSSEHKKFHEDLKEKLVEIFENTPTYFVPCSDELYNRFSPHFANGITATCPGFYGPQGRSVRIELSDLGNGLLEFLQNYKYGSKRITNFEMETAGIYLMANLLGHQAISLNAILANRVTKQFSTQADVTINKMVGQALALLFPN
- a CDS encoding universal stress protein, whose product is MENKKKNIILVPTDFSDVAGHALDHAIAVAKTFNNEIAVMHVIEESVLGNIFTKSSYVEMVKESIQNKLNGIALKIESMGIKAYTHIRTGRIYKTIVETADELGCDSVIMGTHGASGIEKIIGSNAARVINYANVPVVVIKEKTNKLNYQNIVFPLDLTIESKQKVEWAIHLAKYYKSTIHIATFKANDEFLANRVNAQLVQVEKLFDEANVKYTSKILDESGNYAKQTLDYADEINADLIMIMTQQEKGVSEFFLGSYAQQIVNRASSCPVMAINPRETAFVADYMA
- the panB gene encoding 3-methyl-2-oxobutanoate hydroxymethyltransferase; amino-acid sequence: MMIETNQYKQIKRVTTHVLQEMKHRGEKISMLTAYDYTFAKILDDAMIDMILVGDSASNVMAGHTTTLPITLEQMIYHTASVTRAVTRALVVADMPFGSYQGNSKEALNTAIRLMKEAAAHAVKMEGGMEIIDSVKRVLSAGVPVMGHLGLTPQSIYKFGTFEVRAKEEMEAKKLIEDAHLLQEAGCFAIVLEKIPAKLATQVAAELSIPIIGIGAGGGVDGQVLVLHDLLGLTKEFSPRFLRRYMNLYDDVKTNVQRYIEDIKLKDFPNNKEQY